In Stenotrophomonas sp. ASS1, the following proteins share a genomic window:
- a CDS encoding glutathione S-transferase family protein, with product MVEERVPLTVHGMSVSGNCHKVRLLLEQLGSRYRWVEVDSAHGQTHTPEFLALNPNAKVPLIVRDDGRVLTESNAILFWLAEGTPYLPTDGWERAQALSWMFFEQYTHEPCVAVARFIRGWTPADSPRRAELPRLHERAATALAVMEQHLREAQWFTGNGYGVADIALFAYTDVAAEGGISLEPFPEVRGWLQRVREQPRFLPMPAVTAEVRSRFEAA from the coding sequence ATGGTGGAAGAGCGCGTCCCGTTGACGGTGCATGGCATGTCGGTCTCGGGCAATTGCCACAAGGTGCGCCTGCTGCTGGAGCAGCTCGGCAGCCGCTACCGCTGGGTGGAGGTGGACAGCGCCCATGGCCAGACCCACACCCCCGAATTCCTGGCGTTGAATCCGAATGCCAAGGTGCCGCTGATCGTCCGCGACGATGGCCGCGTGCTGACCGAATCCAACGCGATCCTGTTCTGGCTGGCCGAGGGCACGCCGTACCTGCCCACCGATGGCTGGGAGCGCGCGCAGGCGTTGAGCTGGATGTTCTTCGAGCAGTACACGCACGAGCCGTGCGTGGCGGTGGCGCGCTTCATCCGTGGCTGGACCCCCGCTGATTCACCGCGCCGAGCCGAACTGCCGCGCCTGCACGAGCGCGCCGCCACCGCGCTGGCAGTAATGGAGCAACATCTGCGCGAAGCGCAGTGGTTCACCGGCAACGGATATGGCGTCGCCGATATCGCGCTGTTCGCCTACACCGACGTGGCGGCAGAGGGCGGTATCAGCCTGGAGCCATTCCCGGAAGTGCGTGGCTGGCTGCAGCGCGTGCGTGAACAACCGCGTTTCCTGCCGATGCCGGCTGTGACTGCCGAAGTGCGCTCGCGATTCGAGGCCGCGTGA
- a CDS encoding GNAT family N-acetyltransferase gives MSIFDLRIETERLILRPLLREDYEPYLAFCADEETMRTLGGVQPPSVAWRGFCSLAGAWQLFGFSMFSVIEKSSGDWIGRMGPWQPQDWPGTEVGWGIRHASWGRGYAPEAAVAAIDWAFDTLGWDEVIHTIAENNDNSRAVARKLGSTLLRMGELPAPYNDKPMQIWGQSREQWRQRAR, from the coding sequence ATGAGCATCTTCGACCTGCGCATCGAAACCGAGCGCCTGATCCTGCGCCCGCTGCTGCGCGAGGACTACGAACCGTATCTGGCGTTCTGCGCCGATGAGGAAACGATGCGCACCCTCGGTGGCGTGCAGCCGCCTTCGGTGGCCTGGCGTGGCTTCTGCAGCCTGGCTGGCGCCTGGCAGCTGTTTGGCTTCTCGATGTTCAGCGTGATCGAGAAATCCAGCGGTGACTGGATCGGGCGGATGGGGCCCTGGCAACCGCAGGACTGGCCCGGTACCGAGGTCGGCTGGGGCATCCGTCATGCCAGCTGGGGCCGGGGCTATGCGCCGGAAGCGGCGGTCGCAGCAATCGATTGGGCGTTCGACACGCTGGGTTGGGACGAAGTGATCCACACCATTGCCGAGAACAACGACAACTCGCGGGCCGTGGCGCGCAAGCTCGGCAGCACCCTGCTGCGCATGGGGGAGTTGCCAGCGCCGTACAACGACAAGCCGATGCAGATCTGGGGCCAGTCGCGCGAGCAGTGGCGGCAGCGCGCGCGCTGA
- a CDS encoding glycine zipper 2TM domain-containing protein, producing the protein MKSTTTTVLVAAGALLVGGIATAAFMKSGDRSPDSISAGTPNGESRLVDGNATDDGARGDTLDPTAPRGLEYADVLKVDPITEKQKAYATVIGTDAVRETSTTQTPHEVCQDVTVQERLPERDGNVGGTVVGAVVGGLLGNQVGGGNGKKAATAAGAVAGGFIGNQIDKRHVGGRVVNRTERQCHTETATSESSRVTGYNVTYRNEDGTTGTMRMASKPGNRIAMGTNDVVKGYNVTYRYDGAEKTVRMDNKPASDRLPVVDGQLVTQTAAAGATAASTGQ; encoded by the coding sequence ATGAAAAGCACAACTACAACTGTCCTGGTCGCAGCGGGCGCGCTGCTGGTCGGTGGCATCGCCACTGCCGCCTTCATGAAGAGTGGCGACAGATCGCCCGATTCCATCAGCGCCGGAACCCCCAATGGTGAATCGCGCCTGGTCGATGGCAACGCCACCGACGATGGCGCGCGTGGTGACACTCTCGACCCGACCGCACCGCGTGGGCTGGAATATGCCGATGTGCTGAAGGTCGACCCGATCACCGAGAAGCAGAAGGCCTACGCCACCGTGATCGGCACCGACGCGGTGCGTGAGACCTCCACCACCCAGACCCCGCATGAAGTCTGCCAGGACGTGACGGTGCAGGAGCGCCTGCCGGAACGTGACGGCAACGTCGGCGGTACCGTGGTCGGTGCTGTGGTGGGTGGCCTGCTGGGCAACCAGGTCGGCGGCGGCAATGGCAAGAAGGCCGCCACTGCGGCCGGCGCGGTGGCCGGTGGCTTCATCGGCAACCAGATCGACAAGCGCCATGTGGGTGGCCGCGTGGTCAACCGCACCGAGCGCCAGTGCCACACCGAGACCGCGACCTCCGAGTCGAGCCGCGTCACCGGCTACAACGTGACCTACCGCAACGAGGACGGCACCACCGGCACCATGCGCATGGCCAGCAAGCCGGGCAACCGCATTGCCATGGGTACCAACGACGTGGTGAAGGGGTACAACGTGACCTACCGCTACGACGGCGCCGAGAAGACGGTGCGCATGGACAACAAGCCGGCCAGCGATCGCCTGCCGGTGGTCGATGGCCAGCTGGTCACGCAGACCGCTGCTGCCGGTGCCACGGCGGCCAGCACGGGCCAGTAA
- a CDS encoding DUF6116 family protein: MANPMLLPVLQWARRLRYPTLFKLTAGLFALTLFIPDPIPFVDELVLGFGTLLLANWKRRNTTTPPPLEQH, encoded by the coding sequence ATGGCCAACCCGATGCTGCTGCCGGTACTGCAATGGGCGCGCCGGCTGCGCTACCCCACCCTGTTCAAGCTCACCGCGGGCCTGTTCGCGCTGACCCTGTTCATCCCGGACCCGATTCCGTTCGTCGATGAGCTGGTGCTCGGCTTCGGCACCCTGCTGCTGGCCAACTGGAAGCGCCGCAACACCACCACGCCTCCGCCGCTGGAGCAGCATTGA
- a CDS encoding TatD family hydrolase, producing MSLLVDSHCHLDASEFDRDRAAVVERAQAAGVHQQVVPAVTAASWPKLREVCQQAPGLYPAYGLHPMFLAEHQPGHLPLLREWIERERPCAIGECGLDFFVEGLDAEAQQAYFIGQLELAREFELPVIVHARRAVDAVIAAIRRVGGLRGVVHSFSGSPEQAAQLHRQGFLLGLGGPLTYERAQRLQRLVREMPLEQLLLETDAPDQPDAGIRGQRNEPARLAIIARHVAALRGMELDAVAQATTENARRLFALPAMQR from the coding sequence TTGAGCCTGCTGGTCGACAGCCACTGCCATCTGGACGCCAGCGAGTTCGACCGCGACCGCGCCGCGGTGGTCGAGCGTGCGCAGGCCGCTGGCGTGCACCAGCAGGTGGTGCCGGCGGTGACCGCAGCCAGCTGGCCGAAGCTGCGCGAGGTCTGCCAGCAGGCGCCGGGGCTGTACCCAGCCTACGGCCTGCATCCGATGTTCCTGGCCGAGCACCAGCCTGGGCACCTGCCGCTGCTGCGCGAGTGGATCGAACGCGAACGCCCCTGCGCGATCGGCGAATGTGGTCTGGACTTTTTCGTTGAAGGCCTGGATGCCGAGGCGCAACAGGCATATTTCATCGGTCAGCTGGAACTGGCCCGTGAGTTCGAGCTGCCGGTGATCGTGCATGCACGGCGCGCGGTGGATGCGGTGATCGCCGCGATCCGTCGCGTCGGCGGCCTGCGCGGCGTGGTGCACAGCTTTTCCGGCAGTCCGGAACAGGCAGCGCAACTGCACAGGCAGGGCTTCCTGCTCGGGCTCGGCGGCCCGTTGACCTACGAACGCGCGCAACGCCTGCAGCGGCTGGTGCGCGAGATGCCGCTGGAACAGCTGCTGCTGGAGACCGACGCTCCGGACCAGCCTGACGCCGGCATCCGCGGCCAGCGCAACGAACCGGCACGGCTGGCGATCATCGCCCGCCACGTGGCGGCGCTACGCGGGATGGAGCTGGACGCGGTGGCCCAGGCCACGACGGAGAACGCGCGGCGGCTGTTCGCGCTGCCCGCTATGCAACGGTAG